Proteins encoded within one genomic window of Bemisia tabaci chromosome 2, PGI_BMITA_v3:
- the eIF3e gene encoding eukaryotic translation initiation factor 3 subunit E, with translation MADFDLTYVLGQYLDRHLVFPLLEFLPGKEIYGEMELQQAKLDLLNKTNMVDYAIDIFEKIHPNQPHPENLRERRAEVLRTLQNLTQDASVVLGILNNEQVMSNMETMREPKALCNYLTKEFNFQLGMMDSMYKLAKFSYDCGNYSMASSYLYFYLLVMQPSDKNYLSVLWGKLASEILCQHWDTALEDLNKLRDFIDNNSFSSPLQLLQQRTWLIHWSLFVFFNHIKGRDLIIEMFLYKPHYLNAIQTMCPHILRYLATAVIINRSKRNILKDLVKVIQQESYTYKDPITEFIEHLYVNFDFEGARQKLFECQTVLHNDFFLIACRDEFVENARLMIFETFCRIHQCISIQMIAEKLNMKPEDAECWIVNLIRNARLDAKIDSKLGHVVMGTQPLSPYQQLLEKIDTLSVRSEALQAIIERKIKAKGTDSNRWSGQDF, from the exons ATGGCTGATTTTGATCTTACCTATGTCCTCGGACAGTATCTTGATAGGCATTTGGTCTTTCCATTGCTGGAATTCCTTCCCGGCAAAGAG ATTTACGGTGAAATGGAGCTTCAGCAAGCGAAATTGGATCTACTTAACAAAACCAACATGGTTGATTATGCCATTGAtatatttgagaaaattcacccaaaTCAACCACATCCAGAG AACTTGCGAGAAAGAAGAGCTGAGGTTCTAAGAACTTTGCAAAATCTAACACAGGATGCATCTGTTGTTcttggaattttgaataacGAACAAGTCATGAGCAACATGGAAACAATGAGAGAACCAAAAGCATTATGCAACTATCTTACTAAAGAATTCAAT tTTCAACTTGGTATGATGGATAGTATGTATAAATTGGCTAAATTCAGCTATGATTGTGGTAACTACTCTATGGCTTCAAGTTACCTGTATTTTTACCTCCTGGTGATGCAGCCTTCAGACAAG AATTACTTGAGTGTTCTTTGGGGGAAGCTGGCCAGTGAAATTCTTTGCCAGCATTGGGATACAGCCCTTGAAGATTTGAATAAGTTGCGAGACTTCATCGATAACAACAGCTTCAGCTCTCCTTTACAGCTTCTCCAACAGCGCACTTGGTTGATCCATTGGtcgttgtttgtattttttaatcacATCAAAGGTCGGGACTTGATCATCGAAATGTTCCTGTACAAACCTCA TTATTTGAACGCAATCCAGACTATGTGCCCTCACATTCTTCGGTATCTAGCAACAGCAGTTATTATCAACAGGTCGAAACGGAACATCCTCAAGGATTTGGTCAAAGTTATTCAACAG GAATCGTACACGTACAAAGACCCTATAACAGAGTTTATCGAGCATTTGTACGTCAACTTTGATTTCGAAGGAGCCAGGCAAAAACTGTTTGAGTGTCAGACCGTGTTACATAATGATTTCTTCCTAATTGCATGTCGGGATGAATTTGTTGAAAATGCAAGGCTCATGATCTTCGAGACATTCTGTCGCATTCATCAGTGTATCAGTATACA gatgatagcggaaaaattgaatatgaAACCAGAAGATGCTGAATGTTGGATAGTGAACCTGATACGTAACGCAAGACTAGACGCCAAAATAGATTCAAAATTAGGGCATGTGGTGATGGGAACTCAGCCTCTCTCACCGTATCAACAACttctggaaaaaattgataCTCTCTCCGTTCGATCCGAGGCGCTGCAAGCTATTATAGAAAGGAAAATCAAAGCTAAAGGAACTGATTCA AATCGTTGGAGTGGACAAGACTTTTaa